In one window of Vibrio sp. JC009 DNA:
- the hscB gene encoding co-chaperone HscB gives MNHFELFGLPIQFQLDGSLLSTHFRELQKRFHPDNFATASERDRLLAVQKAAQINDAYQVLKEPIARVEYILSLNGIELRHEQQTISDPMFLMEQMELREELEEITSEDALFDFDTRVSKMYKSHISEAEKELEDAQWELAADRVRKLKFIAKLKNEIEQVEDKLLG, from the coding sequence ATGAACCATTTTGAATTATTCGGGCTACCAATTCAGTTTCAGCTGGACGGTAGCCTTCTTTCTACTCACTTCCGTGAGCTTCAGAAACGCTTCCATCCGGATAACTTTGCCACAGCTTCAGAGCGTGACCGCCTGCTTGCTGTGCAGAAAGCTGCTCAAATCAATGATGCCTATCAGGTGCTGAAAGAGCCGATTGCCCGTGTGGAATATATTCTTTCTTTGAATGGTATTGAGCTTCGTCATGAGCAGCAGACCATCAGTGACCCTATGTTTCTTATGGAACAGATGGAGCTGAGAGAAGAGTTAGAAGAGATCACATCTGAAGACGCCCTTTTTGACTTTGATACCAGGGTCAGCAAAATGTACAAGTCCCATATTTCAGAAGCAGAAAAAGAGCTGGAAGATGCTCAGTGGGAGCTTGCCGCTGACAGGGTAAGAAAGCTGAAATTTATTGCCAAACTAAAGAATGAAATAGAGCAGGTCGAAGATAAGCTTCTGGGGTAA
- the fdx gene encoding ISC system 2Fe-2S type ferredoxin — MPKIIVLPNEELCPDGAVLEAESGETVLDVALKNGITIEHACEKSCACTTCHVIVREGFDSLEESDELEDDMLDKAWGLEPESRLSCQAKVADEDLVVEIPKYTLNHAAEDH, encoded by the coding sequence ATGCCAAAAATCATCGTATTGCCAAATGAAGAGCTGTGCCCGGACGGGGCTGTTTTAGAGGCTGAATCTGGCGAAACCGTTCTGGATGTTGCCTTAAAAAACGGAATTACCATTGAGCATGCCTGTGAAAAATCCTGCGCATGTACAACTTGTCATGTCATTGTCCGTGAAGGGTTTGATTCACTTGAAGAGAGTGATGAGCTGGAAGATGACATGCTGGATAAAGCGTGGGGACTTGAGCCGGAATCACGCTTAAGCTGTCAGGCAAAAGTGGCTGATGAGGATCTGGTTGTGGAGATCCCGAAATATACGCTTAACCACGCAGCAGAGGATCATTAA
- a CDS encoding IscS subfamily cysteine desulfurase, with amino-acid sequence MKLPIYFDYSATCPVDPRVAEKMVQYMTMDGTFGNPASRSHRYGWQAEEAVDTAREQIAELLNADPREIVFTSGATESDNLAIKGAAHFYGKKGKHIITCKTEHKAVLDTCRQLEREGYEVTYLEPESNGIIDLEKLQAAMREDTVLVSIMHVNNEIGVIQDIEAIGEICRARKIIFHVDAAQSAGKLPIDVQAMKVDLISLSAHKIYGPKGIGALYVRRKPRIRLEAQMHGGGHERGFRSGTLPTHQIVGMGEAFRIAKEDMQKDYDHALALRNRLLERLNDMEAVTINGDLEQRLPNNLNISFAFVEGESLLMSLKDLAVSSGSACTSASLEPSYVLRALGLDDELAHSSIRFSFGRFTTEEEVDYAAEQIHQAVNKLREMSPLWDMYKEGIDLNTVEWAHH; translated from the coding sequence ATGAAACTGCCAATTTATTTTGATTATTCAGCAACATGCCCAGTGGATCCGCGAGTTGCTGAAAAAATGGTTCAGTACATGACGATGGATGGTACCTTTGGTAATCCGGCATCCCGCTCACACCGTTATGGCTGGCAGGCAGAAGAAGCTGTAGATACAGCTCGTGAACAGATTGCTGAACTTCTTAATGCAGACCCTCGTGAAATTGTTTTTACATCGGGTGCGACAGAATCTGACAACCTGGCCATTAAAGGTGCGGCTCACTTCTACGGTAAGAAGGGCAAGCACATCATCACCTGTAAAACTGAACATAAAGCGGTACTGGATACCTGCCGTCAGTTAGAGCGTGAAGGCTATGAGGTGACTTACCTTGAGCCAGAATCAAACGGCATTATCGATCTTGAAAAACTTCAGGCTGCGATGCGTGAAGATACGGTTTTAGTTTCCATTATGCATGTGAACAATGAAATCGGTGTTATTCAGGATATTGAGGCGATTGGTGAAATCTGCCGTGCACGTAAGATTATCTTCCACGTGGATGCCGCTCAGTCAGCGGGTAAGCTGCCGATTGATGTTCAGGCAATGAAAGTGGATCTGATTTCTCTTTCAGCACACAAGATCTACGGCCCTAAGGGTATTGGTGCACTTTACGTTCGCCGTAAGCCTCGTATTCGTCTGGAAGCTCAGATGCACGGTGGCGGCCATGAACGTGGTTTCCGTAGCGGCACACTTCCGACTCATCAGATTGTTGGTATGGGTGAAGCTTTCCGCATCGCAAAAGAAGATATGCAGAAAGACTACGACCATGCACTGGCTTTAAGAAACCGTCTGCTTGAACGTCTTAACGATATGGAAGCAGTAACCATTAATGGTGATCTTGAACAGCGTCTGCCAAATAACCTGAATATCAGTTTCGCATTTGTTGAAGGTGAGTCTCTGCTTATGTCTCTGAAAGACCTGGCAGTCTCTTCCGGCTCTGCATGTACATCAGCAAGCCTTGAACCTTCATACGTTCTGCGTGCGCTGGGCCTTGATGATGAACTGGCACACAGCTCAATTCGCTTCTCATTCGGCCGTTTTACAACGGAAGAAGAGGTGGACTACGCGGCAGAGCAGATTCATCAGGCGGTTAACAAATTAAGAGAAATGTCCCCGCTTTGGGATATGTATAAAGAAGGCATTGATTTGAACACAGTTGAGTGGGCTCATCATTAA
- the ndk gene encoding nucleoside-diphosphate kinase, with protein MTVERTFSIIKPDAVKRNLIGEIYHRIENAGMQIIAAKMINMTDEQASGFYAEHKEKPFFGELKAFMTSGPVMVQVLEGENAIERYRELMGSTDPEKATCGSIRADYALSMRYNSVHGSDSPVSAAREIEFFFPEAEICPRPE; from the coding sequence ATGACAGTAGAAAGAACATTTTCCATTATTAAGCCAGATGCAGTTAAACGAAATCTGATTGGTGAGATTTACCACCGCATTGAAAACGCCGGAATGCAGATCATTGCCGCTAAGATGATCAACATGACAGATGAGCAGGCAAGCGGATTTTATGCTGAGCACAAAGAGAAACCATTCTTTGGTGAACTAAAAGCATTTATGACCTCCGGCCCGGTAATGGTTCAGGTTCTGGAAGGCGAAAACGCCATCGAGCGTTACCGCGAGTTAATGGGCAGCACCGATCCTGAAAAAGCGACATGTGGCTCTATCCGTGCAGACTACGCGCTGAGCATGCGTTATAACTCAGTGCATGGCTCAGACAGCCCGGTATCGGCTGCCAGGGAGATTGAGTTTTTCTTTCCTGAGGCGGAGATTTGTCCGAGGCCTGAATAG
- the iscR gene encoding Fe-S cluster assembly transcriptional regulator IscR, whose protein sequence is MRLTSKGRYAVTAMLDVALHSEKNPVPLADISERQGISLSYLEQLFSKLRKAGLVASVRGPGGGYKLGASAYQISVGTIIAAVDESVDATRCAGKGDCCGDTRCLTHTLWRDLSDRISSFLNNITLGELMNDNEVLEISEHRDVKFGVNNNYKATGTNSATAGVRS, encoded by the coding sequence ATGAGACTTACATCGAAAGGAAGATATGCAGTTACAGCTATGCTGGACGTTGCACTTCACTCGGAAAAGAACCCGGTGCCGCTTGCCGATATTTCGGAAAGACAGGGGATTTCTCTCTCTTATCTTGAGCAGCTTTTTTCTAAGCTGAGAAAAGCGGGACTGGTTGCGAGTGTGCGTGGTCCGGGTGGCGGTTATAAATTAGGTGCCAGTGCGTACCAGATCTCTGTCGGAACAATTATTGCGGCAGTAGATGAATCTGTTGATGCAACACGTTGTGCAGGTAAAGGTGATTGTTGTGGTGACACCCGCTGTCTGACTCACACCTTATGGCGTGACCTGAGTGACAGAATCAGCAGTTTCCTGAACAACATCACCCTTGGTGAGTTGATGAACGATAACGAAGTTCTTGAAATCTCTGAGCACAGGGATGTTAAGTTTGGCGTCAACAATAACTATAAAGCAACGGGCACAAACTCTGCTACAGCAGGTGTCCGCTCTTAA
- the pepB gene encoding aminopeptidase PepB, whose product MSTQMLVNISNQAADPQWGENAILSFGENGATIHLKDKHDLGAIQKGARRLDGQGVKSVSLQGEGWGLEEVWAFYQGYRSPKKAPSVEWAPLSEEDQKELDARIKASDWVRDIINKPAEEVAPRQLATMAGEFIKSLAPEHVTYRIVKDKDLLTEGWTGIYAVGRGSERTSAMLQLDYNPTGDENAPVFACLVGKGITFDSGGYSLKPSNFMTAMKADMGGSGTITGGLGLAIMRGLNKRVKLILCCAENMVSGRALKLGDVITYKNGKTVEIMNTDAEGRLVLADGLLFASEQNPELIIDCATLTGAAKNALGNDYHALMSFDAELSHQALTSAAEEKEGLWPLPLADFHRGMLSSSFADLSNISSGDYTPGASTAAAFLSYFVKEHKKGWLHFDCAGTYRKTATDKWSAGATGMGIRTLANILNTQAK is encoded by the coding sequence ATGTCCACACAGATGTTAGTGAACATTTCAAATCAGGCTGCGGACCCTCAGTGGGGCGAGAATGCCATTCTTTCATTTGGCGAAAACGGTGCAACCATCCACCTAAAGGACAAACATGATTTAGGTGCTATCCAGAAAGGTGCACGCAGGCTGGATGGTCAGGGAGTTAAATCGGTATCACTTCAGGGCGAAGGCTGGGGGCTGGAAGAGGTCTGGGCCTTTTATCAGGGCTACCGTTCTCCTAAAAAAGCCCCTTCAGTTGAGTGGGCTCCGCTAAGCGAAGAAGACCAGAAAGAACTGGACGCACGAATCAAGGCCTCTGACTGGGTTCGCGATATTATCAACAAGCCGGCAGAAGAGGTTGCTCCTCGTCAGCTTGCAACTATGGCGGGTGAGTTTATTAAGTCTCTGGCGCCTGAGCACGTTACCTACCGGATTGTAAAAGATAAAGATCTGCTAACTGAAGGCTGGACTGGCATTTACGCTGTTGGCCGTGGCTCTGAACGCACATCAGCAATGCTTCAGCTGGACTACAACCCGACGGGTGATGAAAACGCGCCGGTATTTGCGTGTCTGGTAGGTAAGGGCATTACTTTCGACTCGGGTGGTTACAGCCTGAAACCATCAAACTTTATGACCGCAATGAAGGCAGACATGGGTGGCTCGGGTACCATTACCGGTGGTTTGGGTCTGGCAATTATGCGTGGCCTGAACAAGCGCGTGAAGCTGATCCTGTGCTGTGCTGAGAACATGGTTTCCGGCCGTGCGCTGAAGTTGGGTGATGTGATCACATACAAAAACGGCAAGACAGTTGAGATCATGAACACGGATGCCGAAGGGCGACTGGTTCTGGCTGATGGCCTGCTTTTCGCAAGTGAGCAGAACCCTGAACTTATCATTGACTGTGCAACCCTGACCGGTGCGGCTAAAAATGCGCTGGGTAATGATTACCACGCACTGATGAGCTTTGATGCAGAACTTTCTCATCAGGCACTGACCAGCGCGGCAGAAGAGAAAGAAGGTCTGTGGCCGCTTCCTCTGGCTGACTTCCATCGTGGAATGCTGTCATCAAGTTTTGCTGATCTTTCAAATATCAGTAGCGGTGATTACACGCCGGGAGCCAGTACTGCAGCCGCATTTCTGTCCTATTTTGTGAAGGAACACAAAAAAGGGTGGCTACACTTTGACTGTGCAGGCACTTACCGTAAAACTGCTACAGATAAGTGGTCTGCAGGTGCGACAGGTATGGGCATCCGTACTCTGGCAAATATCCTTAACACTCAGGCTAAATAA
- a CDS encoding bifunctional tRNA (adenosine(37)-C2)-methyltransferase TrmG/ribosomal RNA large subunit methyltransferase RlmN encodes MTTAKVNLMDFDRKGLRQYFAEELGEKAFRADQVMKWIYHFGCDDFNEMTNLNKKLREKLLKVAEIKAPYVSDAQHSADGTIKWAMRVGDQDVETVYIPEDDRATLCVSSQVGCTLACKFCSTAQQGFNRNLKVSEIIGQVWRAAREVGLEKETGRRPITNVVMMGMGEPLLNMNNLLPALEIMLDDLGFGLSKRRVTVSTAGVVSGLDQMTGNIDVALAISLHAPTDEIRRQIMPINDRWDIETLLESVHRYIASSNANRGKVTIEYVLLDHVNDDMEHARQLAELLKDTPCKINLIPFNPYPGSPYGKPSNSRIDRFMKTLMQYENTVTVRKTRGDDIDAACGQLVGDVIDRTKRTKQAASGEPIPVRAI; translated from the coding sequence ATGACCACTGCAAAAGTCAACTTAATGGATTTTGATCGCAAAGGACTTCGTCAATATTTTGCTGAAGAGCTTGGTGAGAAAGCATTCCGTGCAGATCAGGTTATGAAGTGGATTTATCACTTTGGTTGTGATGACTTCAATGAAATGACCAACCTGAACAAAAAGCTTCGTGAAAAGCTGCTTAAGGTTGCTGAGATTAAAGCGCCTTATGTTTCCGATGCGCAGCACTCTGCTGACGGCACCATCAAGTGGGCGATGCGTGTTGGTGATCAGGATGTGGAAACCGTATACATTCCGGAAGATGACCGTGCGACACTGTGCGTCTCTTCACAGGTTGGCTGTACGCTTGCGTGTAAATTCTGCTCCACGGCTCAGCAGGGCTTTAACCGTAACCTGAAGGTGTCTGAAATTATCGGGCAGGTTTGGCGTGCTGCGCGTGAAGTTGGCCTTGAAAAAGAAACCGGCCGTCGTCCTATCACTAACGTTGTGATGATGGGCATGGGTGAGCCGCTTCTGAATATGAACAACCTGCTTCCGGCACTGGAAATTATGCTGGATGATTTAGGTTTTGGTCTTTCTAAGCGTCGCGTTACTGTTTCAACCGCTGGTGTGGTTTCCGGCCTTGATCAGATGACGGGCAATATTGATGTTGCTCTGGCTATCTCTTTACATGCGCCGACCGATGAAATCCGTCGTCAGATTATGCCAATTAACGATCGCTGGGATATCGAGACCCTTCTGGAGTCTGTACACCGCTATATCGCATCATCGAATGCCAACCGTGGCAAGGTGACCATTGAGTATGTACTGCTTGATCACGTGAACGATGATATGGAGCATGCGAGACAACTCGCAGAGCTGCTAAAAGATACACCTTGTAAAATCAATTTGATTCCATTCAACCCTTACCCTGGTTCACCATATGGCAAGCCAAGTAATTCCCGTATTGACCGCTTTATGAAAACGCTGATGCAGTACGAGAATACGGTGACGGTACGGAAAACCCGCGGAGACGATATTGACGCAGCATGTGGTCAGTTAGTCGGAGATGTGATCGACCGTACAAAACGTACAAAACAGGCCGCTTCCGGGGAACCAATTCCAGTCAGAGCAATCTGA
- the pilW gene encoding type IV pilus biogenesis/stability protein PilW, translating to MKRCITSTFLACLLVGCVTVSGQKENGQFDAVKAADARIVLGLRYFQSGDLIRARENLELAVKYAPDYYRSLNSLAFFYEQIKEYDLAGKAYRKALRKSPQNGDVLNNYGAFLCKRGQYQKADEYFNRAIEQPDYYLTSHSYENAAMCALKSNDINKAEYYFKRSLDHEPGRYKSLIRLSRLEAERGEHQQARDRLIRFHNKFGYKPESLGLLIELEQQAGNKSLVQEYTETLKRYYPDYSDLEVHSG from the coding sequence ATGAAAAGATGTATAACTTCAACTTTTCTTGCTTGTTTGCTGGTTGGATGTGTTACAGTTAGCGGGCAGAAAGAGAATGGTCAATTTGACGCAGTAAAAGCAGCTGACGCACGAATTGTGCTGGGTTTGCGGTATTTTCAGTCCGGTGATCTTATCCGGGCGAGAGAGAACCTTGAGCTTGCTGTGAAATATGCGCCGGATTATTACCGTTCTCTTAACTCATTAGCTTTCTTTTACGAGCAGATCAAAGAGTACGATCTGGCCGGGAAAGCTTATAGAAAAGCATTGCGGAAGTCTCCACAGAACGGTGACGTTCTCAATAATTACGGTGCATTCTTGTGTAAACGCGGTCAGTACCAAAAGGCCGATGAGTATTTTAACCGTGCTATTGAGCAGCCAGATTATTACTTAACCAGCCATAGCTATGAAAATGCAGCTATGTGCGCCCTTAAAAGTAATGACATCAATAAGGCTGAATATTACTTTAAACGTTCTTTGGATCATGAACCTGGCAGGTACAAATCTCTAATCCGGTTATCCAGACTGGAAGCGGAAAGGGGGGAGCACCAACAGGCCAGGGACAGACTTATTAGGTTTCACAATAAGTTTGGATATAAGCCGGAGAGTTTAGGTTTACTGATAGAGTTAGAACAACAAGCGGGCAATAAAAGCCTGGTTCAGGAATATACCGAGACTCTGAAAAGATACTATCCAGACTATTCAGATTTAGAAGTACATAGCGGATGA
- the rodZ gene encoding cytoskeleton protein RodZ, protein MSTENENVTTEEVEVQVLAGDLLRKKREELGLSQQEIADRLRLRLSVIQSIDDNNLDFDHVATFTRGYLRSYAKAVSLDEKLVLNAIDGVGDAQHAPQSMQSFSRKTKRDKHDSRIMKLTVVIVIAIFGISSVWWYQNRKQDTLEETSPSEATEVLNISESPVAEPEVITPAVVEEKTETAEEVASEPAQPEAEIIEAEQPVVSEPVAQEVAVEEEQTAEPEVISEPEPVVATNNTLSMNFSADCWVQVKDATGKTLVTGVKKAGRNLTVEGQLPYSIVLGAPEAVSMRLASEPVDLSGYTSGKVARFTLP, encoded by the coding sequence ATGAGTACTGAAAACGAAAACGTAACGACAGAAGAAGTGGAAGTTCAGGTTCTGGCAGGGGATCTGCTTCGGAAAAAACGTGAAGAGTTAGGCCTTTCACAACAAGAAATTGCCGACCGGCTAAGACTGCGACTGTCAGTTATTCAGAGCATTGACGACAACAATTTAGATTTTGACCACGTGGCGACATTCACCCGTGGTTACCTACGTTCTTACGCTAAAGCGGTCTCCCTTGATGAAAAACTGGTTCTGAACGCCATAGATGGTGTCGGGGATGCTCAGCATGCACCTCAGTCTATGCAGAGCTTCAGCCGCAAGACCAAACGTGACAAGCATGACAGCCGCATTATGAAACTGACGGTGGTGATTGTTATTGCGATTTTTGGTATCTCATCGGTCTGGTGGTATCAGAACAGAAAGCAGGATACGTTAGAGGAAACTTCTCCTTCTGAAGCAACAGAAGTATTAAATATTTCCGAGTCACCTGTTGCTGAGCCGGAAGTGATTACCCCTGCAGTTGTTGAAGAAAAAACAGAAACAGCAGAAGAAGTGGCATCAGAGCCTGCGCAGCCAGAAGCAGAAATTATTGAAGCTGAGCAGCCAGTGGTATCTGAGCCTGTTGCTCAGGAAGTTGCGGTTGAAGAAGAACAAACGGCTGAACCAGAAGTGATTTCTGAGCCGGAGCCGGTTGTCGCGACAAATAATACATTATCAATGAACTTCTCAGCGGATTGCTGGGTTCAGGTTAAAGATGCCACGGGCAAGACTCTGGTTACCGGTGTGAAGAAAGCCGGCAGAAATTTAACAGTGGAAGGTCAGTTACCATACAGCATTGTACTGGGTGCGCCTGAAGCGGTTTCGATGAGATTAGCAAGTGAACCTGTTGACCTATCCGGGTATACTTCAGGGAAAGTGGCTCGATTTACTCTACCTTAG
- the hscA gene encoding Fe-S protein assembly chaperone HscA: protein MLLQISEPGLSPAPHEQKLAVGIDLGTTNSLVATVRSGEAKPLDDTKGRAILPSVVQYSQTGRCVGYEARANAQSDPSNTIMSVKRLIGRSLADINNRYPSLPYQFEASDNGLPLLKTENGLKNPIQVSADILKALGARAEEALGGEPEGVVITVPAYFDDAQRAGTKDAAALAGMKVLRLLNEPTAAAIAYGLDSGQEGVIAVYDLGGGTFDISILRLSKGVFEVLATGGDSALGGDDFDHLVAEHFQAQAGLASPLSAEQNRALLDAATEAKIALSESESVNVSVLGWEGTLSRDEFEALIQPLVKKTLLSCRRAIKDAGVDADEVLEVVMVGGSTRTLLVREMVGDFFGRTPLTSINPDEVVAIGAALQADVLVGNKPDAEMLLLDVIPLSLGIETMGGLVEKIIPRNTTIPVARAQEFTTFKDGQTGMLVHVVQGEREMVDDCRSLAKFSLKGIPPMAAGAAHIRVTYQVDADGLLSVTAMEKSTEVQAEIQVKPSYGLSDDEVAQMLKDSMTHAREDMLARSLAEQRVEADRVIEGLIAAMQADGDALLNEQERDELIKAIEALIELRNGDSADAIEQGIKDTDKASQEFASRRMDQSIRKALAGQSVDNV, encoded by the coding sequence ATGTTACTTCAAATTTCTGAGCCGGGTTTAAGCCCTGCACCTCACGAACAAAAACTTGCTGTGGGCATTGACCTTGGCACAACCAACTCACTGGTTGCGACTGTCCGCAGCGGTGAAGCAAAGCCTCTGGATGATACTAAAGGCCGTGCGATTCTTCCTTCAGTCGTTCAGTACAGCCAGACCGGTCGCTGCGTAGGCTATGAAGCAAGAGCAAACGCACAAAGCGATCCGTCCAATACCATTATGTCGGTTAAGCGTCTTATCGGACGTTCACTGGCAGACATCAATAACCGTTATCCAAGCCTGCCTTATCAGTTTGAAGCCAGTGATAACGGCCTGCCGCTTTTGAAAACAGAAAACGGACTGAAAAACCCGATTCAGGTGTCAGCCGATATTCTCAAAGCACTTGGCGCAAGGGCGGAAGAAGCACTTGGTGGTGAACCGGAAGGCGTCGTCATTACCGTTCCGGCTTACTTTGATGATGCTCAGCGTGCAGGTACAAAAGATGCGGCAGCGCTTGCCGGTATGAAAGTACTGCGATTGCTGAACGAGCCAACTGCGGCTGCGATTGCATACGGACTGGACTCTGGTCAGGAAGGCGTTATTGCGGTTTATGACCTGGGTGGCGGTACCTTTGATATTTCCATTCTCCGCCTTTCGAAAGGCGTGTTTGAAGTGCTGGCAACCGGTGGTGACTCAGCGCTGGGCGGTGATGACTTTGACCACCTTGTAGCAGAGCACTTCCAGGCTCAGGCCGGCTTAGCTTCTCCTCTGAGCGCAGAACAAAACCGTGCCCTTCTTGATGCGGCAACTGAAGCGAAAATTGCGCTTTCAGAATCTGAATCGGTAAATGTTTCTGTTCTGGGCTGGGAAGGTACGCTTAGCCGTGATGAGTTTGAAGCTCTTATTCAGCCACTGGTTAAGAAAACCCTGCTCTCCTGCCGCCGAGCAATTAAAGATGCCGGTGTGGATGCTGATGAGGTTCTGGAAGTGGTCATGGTAGGCGGCTCCACAAGAACGCTTCTGGTTCGCGAAATGGTGGGTGATTTCTTTGGCAGAACACCACTGACCAGCATTAACCCGGATGAGGTTGTTGCCATTGGTGCTGCGCTCCAGGCTGATGTGCTTGTGGGTAATAAGCCGGATGCAGAAATGCTGCTCCTGGATGTGATTCCGCTGTCGCTTGGTATTGAAACCATGGGCGGTCTGGTTGAGAAGATCATCCCTCGTAACACCACTATCCCTGTGGCACGGGCTCAGGAATTTACCACCTTCAAAGACGGCCAGACCGGCATGCTGGTGCATGTGGTTCAGGGCGAGCGTGAGATGGTGGATGACTGCCGCTCGCTGGCGAAGTTTTCACTGAAGGGAATCCCGCCGATGGCTGCCGGAGCGGCTCATATCCGGGTAACCTATCAGGTGGATGCTGATGGCCTGCTGTCTGTTACTGCTATGGAGAAAAGTACCGAAGTTCAGGCTGAAATTCAGGTGAAACCATCCTACGGTTTAAGTGACGATGAAGTTGCTCAGATGCTGAAGGATTCCATGACGCATGCCAGAGAAGATATGCTGGCTCGTTCGCTGGCTGAGCAGCGCGTTGAAGCGGACCGGGTTATCGAAGGTCTGATTGCAGCAATGCAGGCTGATGGCGACGCTCTGCTGAATGAGCAGGAGCGGGATGAGCTGATTAAAGCCATTGAAGCTCTGATTGAACTTCGTAATGGTGACAGTGCAGACGCCATCGAACAGGGAATTAAAGATACTGATAAAGCCAGCCAGGAGTTTGCTTCCAGAAGAATGGATCAATCTATTCGCAAAGCTCTGGCCGGTCAGTCTGTTGATAACGTTTAA
- the iscX gene encoding Fe-S cluster assembly protein IscX has product MKWTDSRDIAIELCDQFPEVDPKNVRFTDLHKWITDLEEFDDDPNRSNEKILEAIILCWMDEMD; this is encoded by the coding sequence ATGAAATGGACTGATTCAAGAGATATCGCCATTGAGCTTTGTGACCAGTTTCCTGAAGTGGATCCAAAAAACGTACGTTTTACCGATTTACACAAATGGATTACTGATCTGGAAGAGTTTGACGACGATCCAAACCGCTCTAACGAGAAAATCCTGGAAGCCATTATCCTTTGCTGGATGGATGAAATGGATTAA
- the iscA gene encoding iron-sulfur cluster assembly protein IscA yields MAINMTDAAASRVKKFLDNRGKGLGLRLGVKTTGCSGMAYVLEFVDQLNEEDSVFEIKGVTIIIDPKSLVYLEGTELDFVKQGLNEGFQFNNPNVKDECGCGESFTV; encoded by the coding sequence ATGGCCATCAACATGACAGACGCAGCAGCAAGCCGCGTGAAAAAATTCCTGGATAACCGGGGTAAAGGTTTAGGTCTACGCTTAGGTGTAAAAACCACAGGGTGTTCAGGGATGGCCTATGTCCTGGAGTTTGTGGATCAGTTAAATGAAGAAGATTCGGTTTTTGAAATCAAAGGGGTCACTATCATTATTGACCCTAAAAGTCTGGTTTACCTTGAGGGTACAGAGCTGGACTTTGTTAAACAGGGCCTGAATGAAGGCTTCCAGTTCAACAACCCGAACGTAAAAGACGAATGTGGTTGTGGTGAGAGCTTTACGGTTTAA
- the iscU gene encoding Fe-S cluster assembly scaffold IscU, with translation MAYSEKVIDHYENPRNVGSFDKEDPNVGSGMVGAPACGDVMKLQIKVTPEGIIEDAKFKTYGCGSAIASSSLVTEWVKGKSIDEAAAIKNAEIAEELELPPVKVHCSILAEDAIKAAVSDYKKKHQE, from the coding sequence ATGGCTTACAGTGAAAAAGTGATCGATCACTACGAAAACCCACGCAACGTCGGCTCTTTTGATAAAGAAGATCCGAATGTAGGTAGCGGTATGGTGGGTGCACCAGCTTGCGGTGACGTGATGAAACTTCAGATCAAGGTGACGCCGGAAGGTATCATCGAAGATGCGAAATTCAAAACATACGGCTGTGGCAGTGCGATTGCTTCCAGCTCACTGGTAACCGAGTGGGTTAAGGGTAAGAGCATCGATGAAGCGGCTGCAATTAAGAACGCTGAAATTGCAGAAGAGCTGGAACTGCCTCCGGTAAAAGTACACTGCTCAATCCTTGCGGAAGACGCAATTAAAGCAGCGGTATCTGATTACAAGAAAAAGCACCAAGAATAA